The sequence below is a genomic window from Uranotaenia lowii strain MFRU-FL chromosome 2, ASM2978415v1, whole genome shotgun sequence.
CTCCAACCGGTATGAAATGAAAGTCATTATAATCATATAACATAGAGTTGTCGCTATTCCCAACATGATAACATGTGCATTTTCTCTGAGTGGTAAGAATATGAATATTGCAAGTATTGTTTGACCTGCGTAAGAAGGCCTCAATGGTGGATTTACAAAGGTCACTATCGCATGATAGAGTGGTATAATTAGATCTGAAGAAGAGAAAAGTGGTGTTTAGTTTGTGTTCACTATCTGCGCGGAACACTTACCTGTTATGATAAGCGTAAATATAGCTACACATGATGTTACATATGGGACCCATGGATGGGCTTTGATCAGCTTTTGCTTGAAGGCAGCAAACAATGATATCCATACAATCAAACATCCGAACGTGTAGCATATTAAATCTGGATGTATAGCAGCTGTAGGATGCTGaaatgtgcaaaattgatgttttAATGCGAGAGTTACTATATTTACTTGCAAAacatttatcactttttttcgaTAGCCTGTCTGtgttatttttacttttgtaatcattaCAGCAttactttttaaatctttttgttAAACCAGGTTTTTGTAATTCCTGATAGGCATGAAACTTTGATTAAAGTTGCGTCTCACGATGTCTTTTTCGAACGATTCGGCAAAATAAATTCTGCATCTCTGAAAATTCGTCATGTTAtatcttttttcttattttagacTGAAGAAagattgaaatcttttttttttattcaaaaggtCTTGACGCCTAAGCGACTGGCTGTTTTAGTAACACTATAAAGTAGAACGAGTTctggaaacaaaataaattttagaacacACTACATCGTTTACACATTACATAGTTtcatctttttttctatttaagtTGGCATTAATCCTCTACTGCATGCATTATGTAGTTTACGATAGTTTTCAGTGTTCCATTTTTTTGGTTCACTACTGAATACTGTAATTTAGATGCtataaaatagtttgaaatgttttgcaacaccaaattaacttaaaaaatttcaagttcaaactTCGAAAACATACATGGGCTAGTAGTAGTGGTCAGTGGATGGTTTAAAGTATAGAAGAACACTTGCTGTGAAAACGGTTTTATAGCACAAACATTAACAGGTGCTGACAGCACCGTGCTGTACAACTATTGGTACGAATGTAGCAACTGGAGCTCTTTTTAAACTCTACGAATTATGTTGAACGCACAATAGTCATATTAAAATTTACATAAGATTGGATTTTGGTTAGTCAATGCTCAAATAAAATCTATAGTTTTGTTGGGAATAAGTTTTTTAGACGATCGACCAGAGATTAccaattaattgaaaattactcagtgatttttagaaatattgcaAAAGAAACGTATTTTTCGCTTTTCGTTTCATTAAATTATGTTTCAATCACATGACTCattttgattagaaaaaaatatttttacttgtACCCTCACCTTTTCTCCAGTGATTATTATCACAACATGAGCGATACTGACGAGCGTTTGAAGCACTACGAATATTGAAAGATAACTTCGTTGCACTCTTTCCATGTACTTTTGGTAAAATGTTTCCAATCCCAGATTTTCACATTCTTGCTGAAGGGTGTGGAAAACAATGGTTAATTGATGCTAATCCACTATCACATGATCTATGTTAATCCAGTCTCTTGACATACCCTCAGAAAACCAAGCTCCCATTTTTTCAAAGCGTAATAATCGGCTTCGGTTTCCTGATTTTGATCTGTCTCATTTGATGATTCTTTTTTCCCACTCTTATTTGGAGCATCCATACCCGAGTTTTGATCTTCACatttaatttgaatcattttcttttttaggCACGATCAAAAGCTAAAACTCCACACCACGTCTTTACATTTGCCCAGTTTTCGGTgactttttttaacaatattgttCGAATGCTACCGGAGTCAACTGACAACTAATCGATAGGTGAAAAATGATAACGTACTTGGGTCGAACAACTGGCACTTGAAGCAATGCATCTGATAAAGTCTCTACGATGATTGTTTACATTTATAAAGATAAAATGAATCATTGAGCGATAATGGGAAAggatttcaatacaaaaaaaaaccataaacacATGTTCTTACTCGAGCTTTGATTTATTGGCAAACACATTCGAAAAGAGCATATAATAAAATATTGCGTTAAGTAACTGGGTTAAAGAGCACCAGTTATTAGTTTTAATATAATGTCTAGAAATATTATAgctaaattttgtaagtttgatGAATTGGCACATAAGGAAATGAACTCATTGACTGGCTGgtaaaaataatcttttgttTTCAATACGACTTTCATATTTGTTCGTTGTTTCGATAATAAATTCCAGGTTGAGTCAAACGATCAGAATTTGAGGCATGTTTTTGAAGATTATTTCTTCATGGTTCTAATCGTGTTCGCTTATAGCAGTCAGGTGGAAGCGAATCAGCGATCATTTTGATATTTGCAACTTCAGCCTCCAACTCTGCCAATTCTCGTTgataactttttatattttgagtCTGAATGTTTTTCGATTCGTTCAAAATATATAGTTTATTGGTGAGTTGGGCATCTTCCAATTCCTTTTCGGCAGCAGTGAGACGttcatcttaaaataaatgtaagaaaatgtgtaaaaaaaataataagtttataGAAGTGTTTATATATATTACCTAAAGCATTTAGTGACTTTACATCAATGTCTCTCAAATCCGCCAACTCGTCGATAATTGCTTTGACCTCCTTCATTGCCTTTTCCACTTGAGATTTAGCTTCGTTTGAGGTTAGCTGTGCTTGTCCTACCTTTTCCTTAGCTTCTTTTGTGAGATTGAAATCTTTACGAATGCTTGCCTCTCGTTCTGCAAGGCTATTTTCAGTTTTAGCCAACCTTCCATTCAACTGATCAGCTTCATGTCGTAAGTCGCGAGCCGTATTTTTGGTGGTATTCGCTCTTTTTTTGATGTTATCTGCCAGCTGATAAAACAGTTTCAGTATAAAGCCTGGTTTACACTTCTCGTTAAAATGAACgcgaaaaaatcttactttgtcaaAACGTGACAcaacatggtggaatcgatggggaatggttgaaagataGAAATCCAACTGGTTTTGTGGTTGGAAACCTCCcagaactgtttttattccgattcccCCGGTATTCACCGTGGAATTTGCATCAAGCCAGAggaatcggaataaaaacagttctaaAAGATTTAAATGACAAGACCAGTTGGATTCTCATCAACCATTTCCCATCGATTACAACATGTTACAAAATATAGCTTAGGCGCGTTGTTGAGTTATTGactaaataagatttttcacgttcattttcacgagaACTGTAAATGAGCCTTTAGAAGGTATCATAAGACTGACACATTTGATGAAAGGACACATTAACATATCATTATCTTCAATATCATTTGATGGAGTCAAGTACAACTTTGTTTAAGAGAGTAATGTAAAAAGGATTGTTTTGAAAGGGTAGAAGTAGGTAACTCGTTTGATATCAGTCTTATGAAATAATCAGATGATATTGATAAAAATCGTAacctaaaaattataaaaaaaaagattatccaACATGTATGTCTATCGTACCTTGGATGCTTCTTCTGCATATTTCTTTTGTGCTGATTGAGCATTACCACGAGCTTCAACAGCATTTTGATTAGCACTCCGCAAGGCCTAAAATGAcatttaacaagaaaaaaatttgcaagtacaaaatgattcaataaaatttttattctgtgACTGAAATGTACTTACGGCTTCTGAGTTTTTAATCAGCTCGATAGCATTGTCAATTTGCCTTCTTATACTTGGTTCCGATTCCAAGGCATCAGCTGATTTTTGTTTGGATTCTTCTACTTGATTCTTAAATCCAGATAGAGTATGGTAGGTGAAATTGGCTTTCTTCAGAGTACCATCGCCTTCAGCAACTGCCTTTTCAGCCAACTCTTTGGCATATTCTAAGTCCTCTACGGTTTTGACAGCATCGTCTTTTTGAGATTCAGCGCTATAATTATTTAGAAAATATGTTATGCTAGATGCTATAGcatgtataaataaaaaaaaactaccgttCAAGCAATGTGTTGGCAAGCTCAATATTTTCGCTTACATCCGTCAGCAAAGCCGAATGATCGTCGATGGTTTTATCCAGGTCAGCGGTTATTTTATCGGCctctttgttgaatttattggaCTCTTTCTTAATGTGGTCAATATCTATACTAGGGGGTTCAACGCTGTTGACGGCGGCGAACAAAGATAGAGCTTCGTCGTATACCTCATTCGCTTTCAACAAGGCTTGTTCGGTGAGTTTTGACACTGTGCTCAACTTTTCTTTTGCTTGTTGAATTTCGCTTGATATATTTGCTCTAAAACCTTCGCTTATATTGGCTTGTAGATTGATTGTACTCTTGGCAAAATTGTGCGCTTTGGTAGCTTTTTCTAATGCTTCTTGAGCCTGTTTCTTATTATCCTCTGCTTCTTTTTTAAACTGATCAGCATACTGACGAGCGTCTCTAGAAATACCACTTATTTGATTCGTTTGATTTCCTAAACGACCAGAACTTTCGCGCGCTTTGTGAAGAGCGGCGTTTCCATCAGTTTGAAGCAAATCATTTGCACTTTCCAATTCACGACGAGCCTCTTGAATCTGCGAACTGGCAATTGTGGCATTGCGTGTTCCTTTGCTTATTTTATAATCTGTAGTTTCTTGTGACTGATCAGCTTTGTTCAGTAATTCTCGGACTGCTTCTAAACGTTTCTCCAAATCTTGGAGCATTTCATTGAGGGTTTTCTCACCACCACCAGAACCACTTTTGGCATCTTCaactaaaatattaattttatccTGTACGGCACTCAGCTTAGAGACAAACTCGTTATCATCaataacgattggttttgaTTGAATGTCCTGTaggattttgtttaaatttgcaaGCTTTGCACGGTGTTCATTGGCTGCTTCTTGTACCAAATTATAACACGCAGGACAGTCCAAACAACCCTGATGGCGGTCATATTTGTTCTCCTTACAGCGATCGCAATGTTTACCTTCAACATTGTCATTACAAGGACACTGGCCATACTGGTCGCACTGAGAGCCCTTCGAGCCACTAGGATCGCAATCGCAAGACTTACATCCTTCCAGAGAGAATCCGTAATGAGCTGCAGcacatttgtcacattttttacCAACAATGCCAGGTTTACAGTAGCATTCTCCCGTGTATGTATCACAAGAGGCGTTAAAACTGCCTATCGGGTCGCAGTTACAGCTTTCACATCCGTTGCCGGAAATGATGTTCCAAAAGCCATGCTTACATTCATTACAATTCCGACCGACGACATTGGGCTTACATTGACAATTTCctgaaaatttacataatttttgttgcAAAATCAAATGTAGATCCAAAGCGTATGGAATTATTTACCATTGATAGAATCGCAAATCGAAATTCCCTTTTCAGTTTGTTCGGTTCCTCTTGGGTAACAGCTACACTCCTCGCAGTTTCCATGTGGCAAAGCGAATGGATCTCCGAAGTGACCTGATTAAAATGAGAATATTTCAAAGGTGTTATGCCTGAAATTACTTTATGATATAATTCATCTGATCCATTTACTTTGTCCATATTTTATAAAGATAAAAATTGCAATGTAGCTGACataaatttttgccatttcgaACTGTTCGACGGGGTTGATTTCTAACACTAACTCATATCTTATCATTTCTGGTCGACGCTGACTGTATCACTCACCTGGTAAACATTGGTCACAGTGCAGACCAGCTGTATTATGAATACATTTCAAGCATTCACCGGTTGTTCGATTGCAATTACCGACAGCATTTGGATCAACGTTACCGTTACAGTCACATTGTTGACACATACGGATTGATCCATGAACACCGGTTGGATCGCCGTAATACCCATCGGAGCACAATTCGCACCTTGATCCTACAATTACCGGTCATTAAGAGATGGCTTAAATGTGAAAGACTTTCGATATTCTTACCAAAATATCCAACTGGACATTCCAAACAAATAACTGAATCATCGGCCATTTGCATACAGGCTCCATTATTCGGACATGGACAACGTTTACAATCATATGGTGTTCCTCCCAACGCATTACCATAATATCCCTTGGCACACTGGTCACATGTATCGCCGGCAGTGTTATGCTGACAGATACATCTTCCGGTTTCTGAATCACATATTTCCGCATGCTTGTTGCAGTCGCAAGGAATACACGGCATAAATGGTCCTCCGAGAGCTGGATTGTGTCTGTATCCTGGAGCACACGACTCACAAAACTGGCCAAGATATCCTTCTGGACATGTGCACTGTTCTATCCAAGTTGCAGGTCGCCCGGCAGCACCGCGATGAGCAGTTTGAAGTTCAATGTCATCTAAAAAGGCTTCACCGTAATCCGAATAAATAGCACGAATCTTGATTGCTGTAAGATTGCTTAAAATGGACATGAAACCTCGTGCAGACATTGATGGTTGCCACGAATATTCGGGGTGTTCATGAAGTCTGAAGGCAAACTCTTTGTACTCGTCGTCAGGCATGGGTTGATTTTGTGCGAAAATTGGCAGCGAAATGCTGCTATTAGAACCCTGGAGTATTACATCATAGGTACTGACATCTGGACGAGTTTGGCCTGCAAGCTGCAGGCGGAATTTCAAAAGCCTGTTATATGAAGCCCGCTGATCACCGAGGAATCTTTCTGGTGCTGTAAAGTAAACTGGTTCATAACCCTGAGCACTAACTCCGATGCTTTGAGTTTTGGAGTTATATTTAACGTCGACTGAGTGGCCTGATGCAGTAACAGCAGCCCACTTTTCTTTATGTTTGTTGAAGTTGGAAGTGGTAGACACTATCGAATATCCTGTAGCACTTGTGCATTCACTAGTATGTCCGTAACAGAAGCATGGTGTGCAACCAAAGTTATTTTCCAGATCCAAATTAAAGTATCCCGGGCGACACTCTCGACAATGGCGTCCTTCAACATTTTCTTTGCACGAACAAATTCCATTGATTGGATCACACGATGGTGTGTTATCAAATGAGCCTCTCACATCACAGTTACAAGGTTGACAACCATGTGGGCCAAAGTTATAGAAATTATTATCACATCGATCACATTTTTCGCCAGTAACACCCGGTTTACATTGACACTTTCCTTCAGCATTACATTGAAGTGACCGAGATCCAGTAGGATCACATCCACAGTTAATACAGTATCCGTCCTCGCGCATAAAGAAATTTTCTTTACACCGTTCACAATTTGGTCCATCACGGTTTGCACCACAATCGATACAGTGACCTCCATGGCCAGTAAGATTGTACAATTGACGATCAAAGAAACATTTGGTTGAATATCCGTTACAGTTACATGCTGAAAATGggagaaacaaaaatggttAATATCTTACATAGGACGCAATGCTTAAAAAACATCGAATTTAATTACAACTTGTTACGGTCCATAGCGATGACATAGGTTTCTTTTTGTGTTTATATGTAAACACATATTGTTCAGTgccaaaaattaacaaagaaaTGATCAAAACTAAGTACAGCTTTCTCATTGTTACAAGCCGGCAGTCTAAACCTGGAATGGCTCATATTTGCAGAAAAGCAACGAAGCAACGATGCTTAATGGGGCAAAAAACTGGCTACAGCTTCCAGCTGTCATATATGGAAACTGAATTTTCAAGTCGCAACATAAACTCGGAAAAAGGCATACAAGGCAGAGGTAAACAGTTATCACTTACGTTTGCACTCATGAACGTTTTTGGTCGTTGCCCGTCCCCATGGAGCATCGTTATAGAATGGTAGACACTTTTCACAATCTGGACCATCAGTGAAATGTTGGCATTGGCACACTCTAGTTCGTTGTCCGCTCGGATTAGTGCTTGTTATGCATTCGCTGGCGTGACCGTTGCATTTACATCTAGCACCGACAGCAATATCCGTTATAGCATAGAAGTACGATTTCAATACTTGTGCATCTCCAAATACTTCATCACCGAATGTGTTCAAACGATCAAGTGTTATACGAATGTCAGTGGCACTAACCCATTgctaaaataaagttaaaaaataagtcCCGAATTGCTACTCACTGAAGTAAATAGAGTGTACCTGCAATTCTAAGCTGTGGTCAAAATTAAAAGCACTCGGACGCCCTTCCAAAGATGAAAAGGCAATATTGCCATCATGGAGTGGTGAGATGTCACTGTATTCGCTGGTACACAGGGCACGGGACTCATCTTCACCCTTCATCACTGAGACGGAATCCGGAAGCCCATAGGTATCTCGACAGGTGGCACTGTAATACTGATACGGGATCCATGGACCGTTGGGAGTAACCCGTTTGTAGATGGCAAATGATTCAGGTCGCGGAGAGTAGAACACCAGTCGAATGTACGTTATGTCGAAAGATTTACCTAGCTTCAAAGTAAGATTAACTTGGTTGGGATATTGAATGCCCTCAAACATAGTTTCCGATTGCCACCATGTTGGGTTAGATGGATCATGCAGATCTGTCAAGAAATGCGGCGCATGTTGGCCTCTCCTGCAGTCGTCACAACTTTTCCGATTAGTCTGAACACAAAAGTTGATATCTCCATCCTCTCCACATGTGTTGGTAGCTTCAATTTCTACTTGATATGCAGCATTTTCGAACTCAGGAACACAACGCTGAAAACGTAAggcaatataatttttttttctttataatacACATCCAATGAATGATGTGAGAAGGGTTCGTTCGTTATCAAATGGCAATACTATGCTTCCGGCTTAACTAGCCCCATTCTTGCTCGCAACAATTTTGATTATCAAGTCTTTCACTAAGCAGTGCGTAAGTAATTTGACCGGCATCGGTGTTCTTTTCAATTGATATGAATGGAATCATTAGACAGAGGACGAAATGATTTGAAACAATTAAAGTATGACTTCATTTGCTTTCTTAATGAGGCAAGTGTCCAGTAAGCAGCACTAGTCGCCATTTTCTATTCACATGTCTTAACATTCCAAGTAGTAGATTGAAAGTAGtaagaataaattttaattatacaTACCTGTGGTCTGCCGTAGGGATCATAACACTCCAGAGGTGGTTGATAGTGAGTGTTTTCACTGGCCCATGCTACTTCTGATTTTAGGATGTTCAAGGCTAGCATAAAGTGTACTAGTATCTTTGGTACATTCACTCTTAGCTGCATCATCTCGCTGGTTTTCGTTTGTATTCGCAACTTTATTTCTCGGTACTACTAAATGATGATTAGTTTCGTCCTACTTCATGGttatggaaaataatttctgtgaaaaaacaatgtttgtgcAATAATGTAAGACAATTTTTAACCATCAATGTTTGAAGATCATTGCAACAGATCTCGATGTACATTGGGTGGAGCGAAATGTGCTTTTCACACCAATACAAACTAAGAAAGAGGAGATCGACTTAAAATAAACATTCTGAAGATAGCTTCCGTAGTTTTCTCATAGCGTTTTAAATGGTGTTCCTTGGGTATACAAAATTGCGCGCATATGTTAAATTAAACAATCACGACGGagaacaaatctgaaaaaagtcATGATATCACGGCATACAATGTGAGCAGTTTTATTTGGAGTTTTGATTACGtcatcaaaaaataattaataattataTGAAAACTAACGTTGTCTGATTCCCGTTGAACGAAATTTATTATAGTATGAATTTCGATCCACATGCTTCTAAGAATCGAGCGATAgtggaaatatttgaaaatgttatcaACTAAGAGATAATGTTGAGCTCAACCGTACATCAGATTCGTTTGAATAATCATCAATTTAAATGTTAACACTTTCCAGTAATCTTTTTATTGTAGTTCCACAAGGATAAATAAAGGTGCTATACTTATGCAGTCATTAAAATAAAgtgacttgaaaaaaaaaactaactaaaaaaaataatattaacaagAGTTTACCTCGACTGTTCAGCGAACCTCAGACCCGAGCGAATACTAAAATGCAACTGAATGCTGTTTTGGAAATGAATATGCTTCGTTCCTCGAACTCTCTTCGAATCTGTCAATGTgttaaattatgtagttttttacATACCTTGAACCAAAACTGCAGCAGAGATTAACACATACTACGCgagaatattttcattttgacaTACGCCTTGGGCCGACCTAGCATCTGCGCGATCATATGATCTTGCTTGAGCAGAAGCATATTTTGGAGAGACTCATAAGCATAAGACAAACGGATTACGTTGGTGGTTGTGGGATGAAGCATTTCAAGCATGCTTCTCAGG
It includes:
- the LOC129746427 gene encoding laminin subunit gamma-1 — protein: MMQLRVNVPKILVHFMLALNILKSEVAWASENTHYQPPLECYDPYGRPQRCVPEFENAAYQVEIEATNTCGEDGDINFCVQTNRKSCDDCRRGQHAPHFLTDLHDPSNPTWWQSETMFEGIQYPNQVNLTLKLGKSFDITYIRLVFYSPRPESFAIYKRVTPNGPWIPYQYYSATCRDTYGLPDSVSVMKGEDESRALCTSEYSDISPLHDGNIAFSSLEGRPSAFNFDHSLELQQWVSATDIRITLDRLNTFGDEVFGDAQVLKSYFYAITDIAVGARCKCNGHASECITSTNPSGQRTRVCQCQHFTDGPDCEKCLPFYNDAPWGRATTKNVHECKPCNCNGYSTKCFFDRQLYNLTGHGGHCIDCGANRDGPNCERCKENFFMREDGYCINCGCDPTGSRSLQCNAEGKCQCKPGVTGEKCDRCDNNFYNFGPHGCQPCNCDVRGSFDNTPSCDPINGICSCKENVEGRHCRECRPGYFNLDLENNFGCTPCFCYGHTSECTSATGYSIVSTTSNFNKHKEKWAAVTASGHSVDVKYNSKTQSIGVSAQGYEPVYFTAPERFLGDQRASYNRLLKFRLQLAGQTRPDVSTYDVILQGSNSSISLPIFAQNQPMPDDEYKEFAFRLHEHPEYSWQPSMSARGFMSILSNLTAIKIRAIYSDYGEAFLDDIELQTAHRGAAGRPATWIEQCTCPEGYLGQFCESCAPGYRHNPALGGPFMPCIPCDCNKHAEICDSETGRCICQHNTAGDTCDQCAKGYYGNALGGTPYDCKRCPCPNNGACMQMADDSVICLECPVGYFGSRCELCSDGYYGDPTGVHGSIRMCQQCDCNGNVDPNAVGNCNRTTGECLKCIHNTAGLHCDQCLPGHFGDPFALPHGNCEECSCYPRGTEQTEKGISICDSINGNCQCKPNVVGRNCNECKHGFWNIISGNGCESCNCDPIGSFNASCDTYTGECYCKPGIVGKKCDKCAAAHYGFSLEGCKSCDCDPSGSKGSQCDQYGQCPCNDNVEGKHCDRCKENKYDRHQGCLDCPACYNLVQEAANEHRAKLANLNKILQDIQSKPIVIDDNEFVSKLSAVQDKINILVEDAKSGSGGGEKTLNEMLQDLEKRLEAVRELLNKADQSQETTDYKISKGTRNATIASSQIQEARRELESANDLLQTDGNAALHKARESSGRLGNQTNQISGISRDARQYADQFKKEAEDNKKQAQEALEKATKAHNFAKSTINLQANISEGFRANISSEIQQAKEKLSTVSKLTEQALLKANEVYDEALSLFAAVNSVEPPSIDIDHIKKESNKFNKEADKITADLDKTIDDHSALLTDVSENIELANTLLERAESQKDDAVKTVEDLEYAKELAEKAVAEGDGTLKKANFTYHTLSGFKNQVEESKQKSADALESEPSIRRQIDNAIELIKNSEAALRSANQNAVEARGNAQSAQKKYAEEASKLADNIKKRANTTKNTARDLRHEADQLNGRLAKTENSLAEREASIRKDFNLTKEAKEKVGQAQLTSNEAKSQVEKAMKEVKAIIDELADLRDIDVKSLNALDERLTAAEKELEDAQLTNKLYILNESKNIQTQNIKSYQRELAELEAEVANIKMIADSLPPDCYKRTRLEP